TTGCCCGGCTGCATATAGTCATGCAGAGTTCTCGGTGACTGAATAACTTGTCAATGCCCCGGCATCAATCGCCTGCGATCGGCGCCCGAATGGCGAGATCGGCTGCGTCGCAAAGAGGCCGGAAGGCTGGGTAGGGAGGGTTTTGCCCATGATGTCGTCTCGCATGATGGACAGACCGGAGGACGTCACCTCCGGACGCCCCGGGCCCGTCCCCACCGCCGATGGCCCCGCGCCTCCCGCCGACCGCACCGGCCCGGCCCGGCCCGCCGCGACGGCTGAGACGGCTGAGGCCACTGAGACCGTGGTGCTCGACGGCCTCGCCCTGTCGCCCGCCGCCGTCGTCCGGATCGCCGACGGGACCGCCCGTGCCGTCCCCGCCGCCGACGCCCTCGACGCCGCCCGGACCTCCTGGGACACAGCCGGACGGCTCGCCCGCGCCGGACGGGTCTACGGCCGCTCCACCGGGGTCGGCGCCAACCGCGGCGAGGACGTGCCCACCGCCTCCGCCGCCGACCACGGCCTGCGGCTGCTGCGCTCCCACGCCGGAGCCGTCGGCGCCGAACTCCCCGCGCGCGAGGTCCGCGCCATGCTCGTGATCCGCGCCCAGCAGCTCCTCGCGGGCGGCGCCGGACTCAACCCCGCCGCCGTCACGGCGATCTGCGCGGCGCTGGACTCGGGCGCGTACCCCGTCGTCAACGAGTTCGGCTCGGTCGGCACCGGCGACATCGCCGCCCTCGCGCAGCTCGGCCTCGCCCTCGTGGGCGAACACCCCTGGCGCGGCGGGCCCCCGCCCGCTCCCCTCCCCCTCGACAACAACGACGCCCTGGCGCTGATCAGCTCCAATGCCCTGACCCTCGGTCAGGCCGCGCTCGCCCTCGATGAACTGAGGGGTCTGCTCGCGGCGACGGAGGTGGTCGCGGCGCTGTCCCACCGGGCCGTCGACGGCTCGTACGAGGCGTACGCCGAACCCGTCCACGCCCGCCGCGCGGGGCAGCCGGTGCACACCGTCGCCGCCCGGATGCGGGCCCTCCTCGGCGCGCCGGAACGCCCCCGGCCACCCCTCGGCCGGATTCAGGACCCGTACGGCTTCCGCTGTCTGCCCCAGATACACGGACCCGCGCACGAGGCGGCCGACGCGCTCGACACGGCCCTCGCCACCGAGGTCAACGCGGCCACCGAGAACCCTCTGATCTGCCCGTCCGACCAGGCCGCCTACCACCACGGCGGGTTCTACCTCGCCGGTCCCGCGCTCGCCCTCGACCACTTCCGGCTCGCCCTGACGCAGACCGCGCGGCTCTCCACGTCCCGCCTCGCCGCCCTCAACGAGCCGGGGTTCACCCGGCTCCGCCCCTTCCTCGCGGACGGGGAGCCCGCCAGCTCCGGGGTGATGATCCTGGAGTACGCGGCCGGGGCCGCCCTCGGCGATCTGCGGGCCTTCTCCGCGCCCGCGTCCCTCGGCCACACCGTGCTCTCCCGGGGCGTGGAGGAACAGGCCAGCTTCGCCTCGCTGGCCGCCCGGCAGACACTGCGCGCGGCCGGGGCCTATCGGCTGGTCGTCGGCTGCGAACTGGTCGCCGCGGTCCGGGCGCTGCGGCTGCGCGGGCCGCGGACCGACCACGGCAGCGGCAGCGGCACCGAGCCCGGCAGCGGCGGCGGGCCGGTGCTCCCGGTGGAGCATGCCTTCGCCCTGGCGGCCGAGGTCCTGGCGCACGATCCCGCGGACCGCCCGCTGACCGACGACGTGACGGCGGCGGCGGGCCTGCTCGACACGTTCGCCCGGCTGGTCTGACCGTCCCGTCCGCCGGGCCCGGCACGGACACCGGGGAGGCGGCACGCGCTAGCGCGCCACCGCCTCGCCCGCGTGCACGGCGCTGAGGGCGCGCTCGACGGTCTGCCGGTTCTCGCCGACGGGGGCCACGTAGTCCATGACGCGGTGTGCGGCGTCCCTCCCGAGGGTCCGGGTGATGACCCAGGTGGCGAGGTACTGGGACGCGAGACAGCCGCCCGCCGTGGCGATGTTCCCCTCGGCGTGGAACGGTGCGTCCAACACGGTGACGTCGCAGGCTTCGACGAAGGGGCGGCTGACACGGTCGGTGCACGCGGGCATGGAACCCAGCAGCCCCAGCTTCGCGAGCACGAGGGCGCCGGAGCACTGCGCGCCGATGAGCTGGCGCGACGGGTCGAGGACGAGCCTGGAGACCAGCCGCTCGTCCGCGACCACCTCACGTGCCTTCACCCCGCTGCCGATCAGCACGACATCGGCCTCGGCGACGAACTCCATCGGGCGCTGGCCGGTCACCTCGACGCCGTTCATCGACGTGACCACGGGCGTCGGTGTCGTGATGAACGCCTCCAGGCCGTCCCTGCGGCAGCGGTTGATCAACGCGGACGCGATAAAGCTGTCCAGCTCGTTGAACCCGTCGAAGGTGACCACGGCTGCCTGTGTCACGATCTGGACCCCTTACCACCTCTGCGGACCGGGCCGGCAGTCTCCCACTCGGCGACGCGCGCGGTCCAGCGCCCTGGTGTCCGGGGTCACCCGGCTGCCGGAGGGGCGTCATGGACGGTCAGGAGCCGGCCTTCCCCCGGCGTGGGCGAGCGCGCTGGGGGTGAGGCGTCCGACGATCGCCGGAGCCTCGTGGACGAGGGTGTCGTCGGTGAGCGCCTCGACCATGAACAGCGCGTAGTCCACCCGCCGCGTCCGATTGCTGGCCAGGAGCGGGTCCCCGACATGGCGGCTCCACACGGGAAGGCCCTGGCTCGCCCCCTCCTCCAGATCGCTCCCGCGGACCACGGTCCACCGCCGGTCGCTCGCGAAGATCCGGCGGGCCGCCGCCACCTGGTCGTCGACCTCGACGACCCGCAGGGCGCGCCCCACCCAGGTACCGACCCGGACGGAGACCCGGAACCTCCAGGAGTACCGGTCCCGCTCGTCGCGCGGGACGTGCCAGCCGCAGGAGAAGACCAGACGCGCGCCGGGGTCCGCGTGGTCGAGCACCGCCCGCGCGGTGCCGGACGCGTACTGCCGCACCCCCCAGGGGACGAGCACGGTCAGGACGGCGTCGCACCCGGCGACGGCCCGCCGGATCACCTCCGGGTCGTTCGTGGCTCCCGGCACGATCGTGATCCGGCCCGCGAACGCGTCGAGCTTGCCGACACTGCGTTCCCGGCAGACGCCGACGACCTGGTGGCCCCGGTCCAGCGCGTGCCGGACCAGATACCGCCCCAGCTTCCCCGAGGCCCCGACGACACAGATCTTCCGTCCCCGCTCCGTGCTCATCCCTCAACTCCCGCTCACACTCGGCCGATCCATCAGACTTACAGCGTAAGTAACGGTAGACTTACGTCGTAAGTTTGCCTAGGGCCGCAGCGGAGGACATGTGGTGAACGGACGGGAGCGGGGCGCCGGTCGGCGCGCACCGGGCACACGGGCGGCGCTCGACCGGGAACGGGTGATCGCCGCCGCGGTCGGACTGGCCGACGAGAAGGGCGCGGCCGGGGTCACCATGCGGGCGCTCGCCGCCCGGCTGGGCGTCGAGGCGATGTCGCTGTACCACCATGTGCGCGGCCGGGGGGACATCCTGGACGGGATGGTCGACACGGTCTTCGGCCGGATCGATCTCCCGCCGGCGGGCGCGGACTGGCAAACGGCCATGCGCGACCGCGCCGGATCGGCCCGCGCGGCACTCCGGCGGCACCCGTGGGCCATCGGCCTGATGGACTCCCGCGGCCGGCCCGGCCCGGCGACCCTGCGCCACCACGACGCCGTCCTCGGCCCGCTGCGGGCGGGCGGCTTCTCGCCCCGGGCGGCCGCGCGCGCCGTCTCGGTGATCGACAGCTACCTCTACGGTTTCGTCCTCCAGGAGCTGAGCCTGCCCTTCACCGACCCCGGCGAACTCCGCGACGTCGCGGACGGCATCCTGGACGGACTGCCGCCCGACACCCACCCGCACCTCACCGAGGTCATCGCCACGCACGTCCTCGACCCCGGGTACGACCCCGACGAGGAGTTCGCCCACGGCCTGTCCCTGGTCCTCGGCGCGCTCCGCCCCGACGAGGCCGGGGGGACGGGAAGGCGCCGCGGCGGACGTGCCGCCCCTGCCGCGCCCCCGGGGTGACGGCCCCCCTGGCAGGCCCCCGAAGCCTCCCGCCGAAAGCGGCGGAGGGCCCCGGGGATCACTCCTGACTGAATTTTCAGTCCAGTGGGGCGGCGCAGCGTCGCCCTGGACGGTCCGCGACGGCGTCAGTCCTGCCGGAGGCCCGCCAGCTCGGCGTCGACGGCGCCCCGGATCAGCTCCCGCGCGTGGTCGGCACGGATACCGCCGCTGAGCCAGCGCATGCTGAGCCCCTCCAGCAGGGCGGTGAGCCGTTCGGCCGCCGCCGCGAGCGACGAGGCCGGCGCCAGCGGCTGGACCCGGCCCAGCAGCGCGGCGACGTCCTGGACCCACACCAGGGTCGCGCGGGCGAGATCCTCGCGCAGCGCCTCCTCGAAGACGGCGCTCGCCCGCAGCTCGCCCCAGGCGACGCTGTTCTCCCGCACCTCCCCGTCGTCCTGGAGCTCCAGCAGCAGGACCTCCTCCAGCTCCTCACGGGGGGTGGGGGGCGGAGCCTCCGGGTCGCGGACGGCGGTGTAGCGCGCGGCACGGTCGTTGATGAACTCGAAGGTCTGGCGCAGTACCCCGGTGCGGTCCTTGAAGTGGTAGTAGATCAGGGCGGTGGACACGCCCGCCTCGGCCGCCAGCTCCTCCACGCGCAGGCCGCGGACCCCGCGCCGGGCGATCACCCGGGCGGCCGCTTCGAGGATCTGAGTGCTCCGAGTGCTGCGAGACGCCATGGCGCGCACTCTACCGGGATCTTCCTCCACGACCGGACCTCCATTTGACTGAAAATTCAGTCAGTGTCAGAGTAGCGACACGGCGCACCACCGCCTCCCCGGACGCAAGCGGCCCCCTGGGGGCCGTTGCGCCCATCATGGTCCTGGTACCGCAGGGACTGTCCCGGTACCGCACGACTGTCCCAGTACTGCGCCGCTGGTCCTCCTCACCCCGTCCCGTCCCCCTGATGTCCGCCTTGGCCGGAGGCTCCGCTTCCGGCCACCACGACAGGAGCAGCCCGTGTCCTTCCTCTCCCCCACCCGACGGACCGCCCTGCGCGCGCTCGCCGGACTCGGCACGCTGGTGCTGGGGGCCTCGGCCTGCGGGCCCGCCGACTCCGGCGCCCGGACCCGGGTCGCCGGGGGCTCCCCCCGGCCGGCCTCGGCGGCCGGCGGCCGGCGGCTGGGAGCCGAGTGGGAGAGCCACACCCGCACCTTCATGTCCTGGCCCGCCCTGGCCTCGGTCTGGGAGGAGGACCTGCCGTACGTCCGCAAGGACATCGCCCGGATCGCGCGGGCCGTCGGGGAGTACGAGGCCGTCGTCATGATGGCCAGGCCCGCCCAGGTGAAGGCGGCGCAGCGGGCCTGCGGCTCCCAGGTCGAGGTCATCCCGCTGGCCGTCGACGACCTGTGGGCCCGGGACACCGTCCCCGTCTTCGTCGAGCAGGACGGCAGGGTCACCGGTGTCGACTTCCACTTCAACGGCTGGGGTGACAAGCAGGAGCACACCCACGACGCGCGCGTCGGGCGCGCGCTCCTCCCCGAGTACGGGATTCCCCGGGTCGAGGCCCCGCTGGTCGCCGAAGGCGGCTCCTTCGAGACCGACGGAGAGGGCACCCTGCTGATCACCGAGAGTTCGATCGTCAACGTCAACCGCAACCCCGGCAGGAGCAGGGACCGGATCGAGGCCGAGCTCAAGCAGAGCCTCGGCGTGGAGAAGGTGGTCTGGCTGGCCGGTGTGCGCGGCGAGGACATCACGGACGCCCATGTGGACAGCCTGGTGCGCTTCACCGGGCCCGGGGTGGTCCTGCTGGACCGGGCCTTCCCCGGGACCCCGCCGGACTCCTGGTCCCGCTCCGCCGACCAGGCGCAGTCCGTCCTGTCGACGGCGACGGACGCCCGTGGCAGGCGCTTCGAGATCGTGGAGCTTCCGCAGCCCGATCTGAGGAGGATCACCGGCTATGGCGAGGACTTCCTGGCGTCCTACGCCAACTTCTACATCGCCAACGACTCCGTCTTCCTGCCCCGGTTCGGCGACCGGAAGGCCGACGACCGCGCTCGCGGAATTCTGCGAGAGCACTTCCCCAACCGTGATGTCGTCCAGGTGACGATCGATACCGTGGCCTCGGGAGGCGGCGGAATCCACTGCGCCACACACGACCAGCCGGGCCGTCCGGCCGCCTGACCCCGAGCCGGGCACCAATGCCGGTGCTGGTGCCGTGGTCGGTGCCGGTGCCGTGGTCGGTCGGCGCGGCTCACCCCGGCGGGGACGGGGCCCCGCCGCCCGGGCCTCCCCCCGTGCGGGCCGCGGCCCGCACGGCGAGGGTCGGACAGGCGACCGCGCAGCCGGGCGCGGCACCCCGCAGGACCGTGTCGGCCGGCGCTCCCCAAGTCCGGGGCCCCTCAGCGCCGTCGGCGATGACAGCGCAGGTGGGAGGGGTGTCCGGCAGGGGGCACGGAGCGTTGTCAGTGGCGCTTGGTACAACTTCTGGCACACCGGCAATCAGCCTTCCGCCTGTCAGGAGCCACCCGCATGACCATCACGCAACACCTTCAGGAGCTGTACGGTCTGCCGACGTTCGCCTTCCCCGACGAGGAGGAGAAGGAGGCGCTCCCCGAGCCCGGCTCCGTCGCCTGGAGCCTGGGCGTCGACGCGTACGGCGAGGGCGGGAAGTGGGTGGACCTCTTCGCGCGCTTCCTGGACACGGTGGACACCACCCGGGTGCGCGCGCTGGTCGTCGGCGCGTGGGAGGAGTCGTACGACACGGACTCGTCCCACATCGTCACGGCACTCCTGGACGCGCGCGAACGGCTGCCGGAGCTGCGGGCCCTGTTCCTCGGGGACCTGGTGATGGAGGAGGCCGAGATCTCCTGGATCTGCCAGTCCGATGTGACCGGGCTGCTCACCGGCTTCCCGGCGCTGGAGGAGTTCGGGGTGCGCGGCGGTCAGGGCCTGCTGCTCTCGCCCGTGCGCCATGAGCGGCTGCGCGCGCTGACGGTCGAGACCGGCGGGCTCGCGCTCCAGGTCGTCCAGGCCATCGGTACGAGCGAACTGCCCGCGCTGGAGCACCTGGATCTGTGGCTGGGGACGACGGAGTACGGCGCCGGGGCCGGTCCGGCGGATCTGGAGCCCTATCTGACCTGCGCCGGGATGCCGAAGCTGCGTCATCTGGCGCTGCGGAACAGCGAGATACAGGACGCCGTCGCGGCGGCGATGGCGACGGCGCCCGTCGTCGCGCGGCTGGAGGTGCTCGACCTGTCGATGGGCACCCTCGGGGACGAAGGGGCACAGGCGCTGCTCGCGGGGCAGTCGCTGACCCATCTGACCGCGCTCGACCTGCACCACCACTACATCGGGGAGGAGCTCCAGCAGCGGTTGCGGGAGGCGCTGGAACCGGCGGGGGTGCGGCTGGACCTGGACTCCGGCGACGCGGAGCCGGACGAGGACGACGAGGACGGCACGTCCTACCGTTACGTCGAGATCTCGGAGTGAGGGCCCGATGAGCGAGGACCCGGTGTGCCGCCTCGGTCCGCCGCCGCGCTTCGCGGTGGTCGGCAATCCGGATGACCGCCGGGTCACGCTGTTCGCGGCGGCGGCGCGGGCGGCCGGGCTGCCCGCGCCGCGGGTGGTGCCGTGGCGTCAGGTACTGCGGGACGGCGGAGCGCGGTTCGCGCCGCACGAGACGGTACGGGTGGACTCCCCCGGCGACGACCCCGAGGTCGACCTGCTGCTGCGCGGGGGTCCCGAACCCCTGGAGCCCACCCGGGTCGAGGGGTCGGCCCGGTGGTACGGCCGGTTCACGGCGGCCGTTTCGACCCTGTCGGGCGGCATGCCGCTGGACCACCCCGGGGAGCTGGCCGTCCTCTTCGACAAGCGTCTGTGCCACGGTGTCCTGCGCGCGGCGGGCGTCCCGGTGCCGCAGTCGCCGACCTCGGGCCCCGACGGCGCGCGGATACACGGCTGGGCGGACGCCCGGGCCCTGATGCGGGAGCACCGGATGGCCCGGGTCTTCCTGAAGCCGGCGCACGGCTCCTCGGCCTCCGGGGTCCTCGCCGTCGAGTCGGCGAGCGGCGGCCGTGTCCGGGCGACGACCTCGGTGGAACTCACCGACGGGGGGCTGTTCAACTCCCTGCGGGTGCGGCGCTACGAACGGGAGACGGAGGTGGCGGCGATCGTGGACCGGCTCGCCCCGGACGGTCTGCATCTGGAACGGTGGCTGCCGAAGGCGGCCCTGCGGGACCGGGTGGCCGACCTTCGGGTGGTCGTGGTCGCGGGCCGGGCCACCCACGCGGTGGTACGCACCAGCCGTACGCCCCTGACCAATCTCCATCTCGGCGGGGCGCGGGGGGATCTGTCCGCCGCGCGGGACGCCGTGGAGGCGGCGGGCACCCGGTGGGCGGAGGTGCTGCGGGTCTGCGAGCGGGCCGCCGCCTGTTTCCCCCGGACCCTGTGCGTGGGCGTCGATCTGCTGCCGGGTGTCGGCTGGCGGCGATTCGCCGTGGGCGAGGTCAACGCCTTCGGCGATCTGCTGCCGGGGCTGACCGGACTGCCAGGCTCCGGGGCGGAGGGGCTCGACACCTACGGGGCGCAGATCGCCGCGGTGCTCCGGCCGCCACCGGCACCCGGGGCGGACGGCTCCCCACCGGCGCGCCCGCGTCCGCGACCCCACCCGCCCCGCTGACCGCCCGCACACCGGGCATCCGCGTTCCCCCTCGCAGGACACCGCACACAGAACAGGGGACCACCGTGTCTTCGTCGCAGTCGGCGGCCTTCCCGCCGCCCACAGCCCCGCCCGGTGCCGGGCAGGACCCGCCGGGCCCCCGGGCGCCCGCCGCCGAACCGGACATGAACGCCGTCGTCGGCACGCATGACCTGCTGCTGGTCACGCTCGACACCCTGCGGTACGACGTGGCGGCCGAGCTGGCCGCCGCCGGGCGCATCCCTCATCTCGCGCGCCGTCTCCCGGGGGGCCGCTGGGAGAAGCGGCACGCGCCGGGCAGCTTCACCTACGCCTCGCACCAGGCGATGTTCGCGGGCTTCCTGCCCACCCCGGCCGTGCCGGGGCGGCACCCGAGGCTGTTCGCCGCGTCGTTCGCGGGCAGTGAGACGACCGCGCCGGGCACCTTCCGCTACGAGACGGCGGACCTGGTCTCGGGGCTGGCGGCGGTCGGCTATCGCACGGTGTGCGTCGGCGGCGTCGGCTTCTTCAACCGGCGCGGGGCGCTCGGCTCCGTCCTCCCCGGCCTGTTCCACGAGGCGCACTGGGAACCGGGGTACGGGGTGGCCTCGCCCACCTCGTTCGAGGAGCAGGTGGCGTGCGCGGAGCGGGTCGTGGCCGGGCTGCCGCGCGAGCAGCGGCTGTTCCTCTTCGTCAATGTCTCCGCGCTGCACCAGCCGAACTGGTTCCATCTGCCGGGCGCGGCCCCCGAGTCGGGCGACACCCGGGCCAGTCACGCCGCCGCCCTGGAGTACGTGGACCGGCACATCGGCCGTCTCTTCGCCGCCGCGAGCAGCCGCCGCCCCTGTTTCGCGATCGTCTGCTCCGACCACGGCACCACCTACGGCGACGACGGCTTCACCGGGCACCGCATCGGCCACGAGGCGGTGTGGACGGTGCCCTACGCCCACTTCTTCCTGCATCGCGACGATGCCCCGGACCACCCCGACGACGAGGCACGATGACCAGCACGCCACTGCCCCTGCTCAGCTCCCCCGCGCCCCTGGCCCCACCCGTGTCCGCAGCCGCGGCCGAGGGCGGAGCGGCGGGCCCGTACGAGAGCTACGTCTACGCGTATCCACATAAAACCGCCTACCGCGCCTTCGGCAGGCCGCGCGCGCTGCGGGAGCTGTGGGCGGACGAGCCCATGGACGCGCTCTCGCTCTATCTGCACATACCGTTCTGCGAGGTCCGCTGCGGGTTCTGCAATCTGTTCACCCGTGTCGGCGCCCCCGACGGCCTCACCGGCGCCTATCTCGACGCGCTCGCCCGGCAGGCGAAGGCCGTCCGGCGGGCCCTCGGGGACGGGCGGCGGGTGCAGTTCGCGACCGCCGCCTTCGGCGGAGGGACACCGACCTTCCTCACCGCCGGGGAGCTGACCCGGCTGTGCGACATCGCCGAACAGGACATGGGCGCCGACCTGCGGGCCGTCCCGCTGTCGGTCGAGGCGTCCCCCGCCACGGCCACCGCCGACCGGCTCGCGGTGCTGGCGGAGCGCGGGGCCACCCGGCTCAGTCTGGGCGTCCAGAGCTTCGTCGACGCCGAGGCACGGGCGGCGGTACGGCCGCAGCGTCGCGCCGATGTCGAGGCCGCGCTCGCCCGCGTCCGCGCGGCCCGCATCCCCGTCCTCAACATCGACCTCATCTACGGCATCGAGGGGCAGACGGAGCGGAGCTGGCGCCAGTCGCTGGACGCGGCGCTGGCCTGGCGACCGGAGGAGCTGTATCTCTATCCGCTGTATGTGCGCCCCCTGACCGGTCTGGGCCGCCAGGGCACCGGGGCGGACCCCGCCTGGGACGCCCAGCGGCTGCGGCTGTACCGCTTCGGCCGGGACCATCTGCGCGCGCACGGCTACGAGCAGCGGTCGATGCGCATGTTCCGGCGCGCGGACGCGCCGCCGGAGGTCGCCGACGACCACACCTGCCAGACCGACGGCATGATCGGGCTCGGCTGCGGGGCCCGGTCCTACACCCGGACGGTCCACTACTCCTTCGACTACGCGGTGGGCAGGGGACGGATACGGGAGATCCTGGACGACTATGTCTCCCGCCCGGCCGACGACTTCGCCCACGCCGAGTACGGACGGGAACTCACCGGGGACGAGGCCCGGCGCCGCCATCTCCTCCAGTCGCTGCTGCGGGCGGACGGCATGGACACCGGCGCCTACACGGCCTGCTTCGGGTCCGCACCGGCGGCGGACTTCCCCGGGGAGCTGGCCCGCTTCGCCGCGCGGGGCTGGCTGGAACCGGAGCGGGCCGACGGGGTGCTGCGGCTGACCGGGGAGGGGCTGGCGCACTCGGACGCGCTCGGTCCCGAGCTGTTCTCCCCGGCGGTGCGGGCCGCGATGGCCGCGTACGACCTGACGTGAGCCGGGCGGCGACATGGACCTGACCCTGCTCTACCGGGGCCCTCTGGCCTCGTGCGACTACGACTGCCCCTACTGCCCGTTCGCGAAGCGGCGCGACCCGCCCGAGCTGCTGCGCGCCGACCGGGCCTGTCTGGAGCGCTTCGCGGACTGGGTGGCGTGCCAGGAGGAGGACCGGCTCTCGGTGCTCTTCACCCCGTGGGGCGAGGGCCTGGTGCGCTCCTGGTACCGGCAGACGCTGGTCCGGCTGTCCCTGCTGCCCCAGGTGCGCCGGGTGGCGATCCAGACCAACCTCAGTTTCCGCACCGACTGGGTCGACGGGGCCGACCTCGACACCCTCGCCCTGTGGTGCACCTACCACCCGGGGCAGACCCCCTATGAGCGCTTCATCGGCAAGTGCCACGACCTCGCGGCCCGGGGGGTGCGCTTCAGCGTGGGCGTGGTCGGGCTGCCCGGCCATCTGGAGCAGGCGCGGCGGCTGCGCGCCGAGCTGCCGGAGCGGGTGTACCTGTGGATCAACGCGGCCGAGGGGCACGGCTACACGGACGCCGAGGCCGCCCGGTGGACGGCCATCGACCCGCTGTTCCCCTACAGCCGCCACCCCCACCGCAGCGCGGGGCTGCCCTGCCGCACCGGGGAGTCCGTGCTCTCCGTCGACGGGGACGGAACGGTCCGCCGCTGCCACTTCGTCCGCGCGGAGCTGGGCCATCTGTACGACGGGTCGTTCCGCGCGGCGCTGCGTCCCCGGCCCTGCCCGCTGGCGGTGTGCGACTGCCACATCGGCTATGTGCACCTGGAGACACTGCCGTTGTACGACGTGTTCGCGGGCGGGGTACTGGAGCGGATACCGGCCCCGGCCATGAGGTCCCGCGGCTGACGGGGGGGCGGCCGGGCTCACTCCTGTCCCACCTGGGTGAGCCCCCGGTCGCCCACCCGGTCCTGGACGGTGCGGAGCAGCACCCGCAGCAGCGCGGCGAGGTCGTCCTGCTGCGCCGGGGCGAGCCCGTCGAGCAGTTCCGCCTCGCGGCGCAGCACCCGGTCGACGGTGGCCTCGACCAGCGCGTGGCCCGCCGGGGTGAGCGTGACCAGGACCGTACGGGGCCGCCCTGTGCCGGGTATGCGGCGGATCAGCCCCTCCCGTTCGCCCCGGGCGACCCGCTGGGAGACCGCTCCGGCCGTCACCAGACAGCGGCGGGCCAGCTCACGGGTGCTGAGGGTGTACGGGGGGCCGCTCCGGCGCAGCACGCTCAGCAGGTCGAGGGTGGCGGCGTCCACGCCCGCGTGGGCCAGTACCCGGCGGCGGTCGTCACCGAGGAGTTTGGCCAACTGCCAGACGGGGGTGACGATCCCGATGGACGAGACCGGGGTGCCGGGCCGTTCGCGCTCCCAGGCCGCGGCGATGTCCTCGGCGGTGTCGGGGGCTCCCGGGCCCCGCCCATCGGGCGTTGTGGCCGCCGTACCGGAAATCTCTGTCACGGCGTTCTCCCCCAGTGTTAGATTCAGACCTAAATTTAGACCTGAACATACCGCACTGGGGGTTCCTCATGACTCGCGACATCCTGATCACCGGCGGCGGTACGGGCATCGGCCGCGCCCTCGCCCGGCACTTCGCGGACGCGGGCGACCGGGTCGTCGTCACCGGGCGCCGACCGGGTCCCCTGGCCGCCGTCGCACG
The nucleotide sequence above comes from Streptomyces clavuligerus. Encoded proteins:
- a CDS encoding TetR/AcrR family transcriptional regulator, which translates into the protein MVNGRERGAGRRAPGTRAALDRERVIAAAVGLADEKGAAGVTMRALAARLGVEAMSLYHHVRGRGDILDGMVDTVFGRIDLPPAGADWQTAMRDRAGSARAALRRHPWAIGLMDSRGRPGPATLRHHDAVLGPLRAGGFSPRAAARAVSVIDSYLYGFVLQELSLPFTDPGELRDVADGILDGLPPDTHPHLTEVIATHVLDPGYDPDEEFAHGLSLVLGALRPDEAGGTGRRRGGRAAPAAPPG
- a CDS encoding DJ-1/PfpI family protein produces the protein MTQAAVVTFDGFNELDSFIASALINRCRRDGLEAFITTPTPVVTSMNGVEVTGQRPMEFVAEADVVLIGSGVKAREVVADERLVSRLVLDPSRQLIGAQCSGALVLAKLGLLGSMPACTDRVSRPFVEACDVTVLDAPFHAEGNIATAGGCLASQYLATWVITRTLGRDAAHRVMDYVAPVGENRQTVERALSAVHAGEAVAR
- a CDS encoding aromatic amino acid ammonia-lyase gives rise to the protein MMDRPEDVTSGRPGPVPTADGPAPPADRTGPARPAATAETAEATETVVLDGLALSPAAVVRIADGTARAVPAADALDAARTSWDTAGRLARAGRVYGRSTGVGANRGEDVPTASAADHGLRLLRSHAGAVGAELPAREVRAMLVIRAQQLLAGGAGLNPAAVTAICAALDSGAYPVVNEFGSVGTGDIAALAQLGLALVGEHPWRGGPPPAPLPLDNNDALALISSNALTLGQAALALDELRGLLAATEVVAALSHRAVDGSYEAYAEPVHARRAGQPVHTVAARMRALLGAPERPRPPLGRIQDPYGFRCLPQIHGPAHEAADALDTALATEVNAATENPLICPSDQAAYHHGGFYLAGPALALDHFRLALTQTARLSTSRLAALNEPGFTRLRPFLADGEPASSGVMILEYAAGAALGDLRAFSAPASLGHTVLSRGVEEQASFASLAARQTLRAAGAYRLVVGCELVAAVRALRLRGPRTDHGSGSGTEPGSGGGPVLPVEHAFALAAEVLAHDPADRPLTDDVTAAAGLLDTFARLV
- a CDS encoding STM4015 family protein, yielding MTITQHLQELYGLPTFAFPDEEEKEALPEPGSVAWSLGVDAYGEGGKWVDLFARFLDTVDTTRVRALVVGAWEESYDTDSSHIVTALLDARERLPELRALFLGDLVMEEAEISWICQSDVTGLLTGFPALEEFGVRGGQGLLLSPVRHERLRALTVETGGLALQVVQAIGTSELPALEHLDLWLGTTEYGAGAGPADLEPYLTCAGMPKLRHLALRNSEIQDAVAAAMATAPVVARLEVLDLSMGTLGDEGAQALLAGQSLTHLTALDLHHHYIGEELQQRLREALEPAGVRLDLDSGDAEPDEDDEDGTSYRYVEISE
- a CDS encoding agmatine deiminase family protein — translated: MSFLSPTRRTALRALAGLGTLVLGASACGPADSGARTRVAGGSPRPASAAGGRRLGAEWESHTRTFMSWPALASVWEEDLPYVRKDIARIARAVGEYEAVVMMARPAQVKAAQRACGSQVEVIPLAVDDLWARDTVPVFVEQDGRVTGVDFHFNGWGDKQEHTHDARVGRALLPEYGIPRVEAPLVAEGGSFETDGEGTLLITESSIVNVNRNPGRSRDRIEAELKQSLGVEKVVWLAGVRGEDITDAHVDSLVRFTGPGVVLLDRAFPGTPPDSWSRSADQAQSVLSTATDARGRRFEIVELPQPDLRRITGYGEDFLASYANFYIANDSVFLPRFGDRKADDRARGILREHFPNRDVVQVTIDTVASGGGGIHCATHDQPGRPAA
- a CDS encoding NAD(P)-dependent oxidoreductase, producing the protein MSTERGRKICVVGASGKLGRYLVRHALDRGHQVVGVCRERSVGKLDAFAGRITIVPGATNDPEVIRRAVAGCDAVLTVLVPWGVRQYASGTARAVLDHADPGARLVFSCGWHVPRDERDRYSWRFRVSVRVGTWVGRALRVVEVDDQVAAARRIFASDRRWTVVRGSDLEEGASQGLPVWSRHVGDPLLASNRTRRVDYALFMVEALTDDTLVHEAPAIVGRLTPSALAHAGGRPAPDRP
- a CDS encoding STM4014 family protein, which translates into the protein MSEDPVCRLGPPPRFAVVGNPDDRRVTLFAAAARAAGLPAPRVVPWRQVLRDGGARFAPHETVRVDSPGDDPEVDLLLRGGPEPLEPTRVEGSARWYGRFTAAVSTLSGGMPLDHPGELAVLFDKRLCHGVLRAAGVPVPQSPTSGPDGARIHGWADARALMREHRMARVFLKPAHGSSASGVLAVESASGGRVRATTSVELTDGGLFNSLRVRRYERETEVAAIVDRLAPDGLHLERWLPKAALRDRVADLRVVVVAGRATHAVVRTSRTPLTNLHLGGARGDLSAARDAVEAAGTRWAEVLRVCERAAACFPRTLCVGVDLLPGVGWRRFAVGEVNAFGDLLPGLTGLPGSGAEGLDTYGAQIAAVLRPPPAPGADGSPPARPRPRPHPPR
- a CDS encoding TetR/AcrR family transcriptional regulator — encoded protein: MASRSTRSTQILEAAARVIARRGVRGLRVEELAAEAGVSTALIYYHFKDRTGVLRQTFEFINDRAARYTAVRDPEAPPPTPREELEEVLLLELQDDGEVRENSVAWGELRASAVFEEALREDLARATLVWVQDVAALLGRVQPLAPASSLAAAAERLTALLEGLSMRWLSGGIRADHARELIRGAVDAELAGLRQD